In Rana temporaria chromosome 3, aRanTem1.1, whole genome shotgun sequence, a single window of DNA contains:
- the LOC120930961 gene encoding olfactory receptor 10A7-like: MSWKNETSVTEFWLLGFQNFHNLKIPLFIIFLAIYVSILTGNLLIIALVLVSRNLNTPMYFFLSNLSSSDIILTTVVFPTMLLVLLKNGESITFSGCITQLYLFGSSAITECFLLTVMSYDRYLAICNPLRYLLIMNQKLQVLLVAWSWVFAFLLTMITVSQMCQLQFCGPNVIDHFFCDPTPLLELSCSDTSVIQLENLILGLPVTLFPLGFITVTYAYILITILKITSSSGRKKAFSTCSSHLTVVCIYYGTLIMLYVIPSKGLSVNLTKVQSLLYTVVTPLFNPIIYSLRNHEIQIGIKRIIYRT; the protein is encoded by the coding sequence ATGAGTTGGAAAAACGAAACGTCAGTCACAGAATTTTGGCTCCTTGGCTTTCAGAATTTTCACAACCTGAAAATTcccctttttattattttcttagcAATCTATGTTTCCATATTAACCGGCAACCTGTTGATCATAGCTTTAGTGTTGGTGTCCAGAAACTTGAACACTCCTATGTACTTTTTCTTATCTAACCTCTCATCATCAGATATCATTCTCACTACTGTTGTCTTTCCAACCATGTTATTGGTCTTGTTGAAAAATGGGGAATCCATTACTTTTTCTGGCTGCATTACTCAACTTTACCTGTTTGGTTCTTCTGCGATTACTGAGTGCTTTCTACTCACTGTGATGTCCTATGACCGATACCTTGCTATCTGTAACCCTCTTCGCTACCTTCTCATAATGAACCAGAAGCTCCAGGTTCTTCTGGTAGCTTGGTCCTGGGTGTTTGCTTTTCTTCTGACCATGATAACAGTCAGCCAAATGTGCCAACTCCAATTCTGTGGTCCCAATGTCATTGACCATTTCTTCTGTGATCCCACCCCACTTCTGGAACTTTCCTGCTCTGATACTTCAGTGATTCAACTTGAGAACCTAATCTTGGGTCTACCTGTTACACTTTTTCCTCTTGGTTTCATAACTGTGacttatgcctacatacttatTACCATCCTGAAGATCACATCTTCTTCCGGTAGAAAAAAGGCCTTCTCCACCTGTAGTTCCCATCTGACAGTGGTTTGCATCTattatgggacattaataatGCTTTATGTTATTCCATCTAAAGGTCTGTCAGTTAATCTGACCAAAGTACAGTCTCTTCTGTATACTGTGGTGACCCCACTTTTCAATCCCATAATATATAGTTTAAGAAATCATGAGATCCAAATAGGGATTAAACGGATAATATACCGTACATAA